From Pseudanabaena sp. PCC 6802, one genomic window encodes:
- a CDS encoding GNAT family N-acetyltransferase: MDVPDLLLTLTTDRLLLRQLQMSDATEVFEYASDPEVTRYTSWSTHQTIADSQQFLESVMHKYYTERPMDWGIVHRGNSKLIGTCGLINWEPNHARAEIGYVLARPYWGQGYMTEAVRAVISFGFHAMLLNRIQATCMVDNAASARVMEKVGMQYEGILREYAFIREQYVDVKLYAIIKPKTDFHFEARSLLNFPLDNL, encoded by the coding sequence TTGGATGTTCCAGATTTACTACTAACCTTAACAACCGATCGCCTGCTGTTGCGGCAATTGCAGATGAGCGATGCAACGGAGGTGTTTGAATATGCCAGCGATCCGGAAGTTACCAGGTATACGAGTTGGTCGACCCATCAAACAATCGCGGACAGCCAGCAGTTTCTGGAGTCTGTAATGCACAAGTACTATACAGAAAGGCCAATGGATTGGGGCATCGTGCACAGGGGCAATAGTAAACTGATCGGCACCTGTGGGCTGATTAATTGGGAACCAAACCATGCTCGTGCCGAGATCGGTTACGTGCTGGCTCGCCCGTATTGGGGACAGGGATATATGACAGAGGCAGTGCGGGCGGTTATTTCGTTCGGATTTCATGCCATGCTGCTCAACCGCATTCAAGCTACCTGCATGGTAGATAATGCTGCCTCGGCTCGCGTTATGGAAAAAGTAGGGATGCAATATGAGGGTATATTGCGGGAATACGCCTTTATTAGGGAGCAATACGTAGATGTGAAACTATACGCAATTATCAAACCGAAAACCGACTTTCACTTCGAGGCGCGATCGCTACTTAATTTCCCGCTCGATAACCTTTAG
- a CDS encoding J domain-containing protein, giving the protein MQLSECYRLLGLPRNASPEDVKVAYRRMARKYHPDVNQGDPAAADKFRLVQEAYQILKDAAAGVMPQPQSRASRTPTSSPQPKPNPQPQKTKTPNPQPPTPNPQPKPNPQPQKTKTSNPQPKIKIETKEVRQKQDPIATDPEVRLKVDMLGRLMELLKQKKYVVAIAIAEGLRERYKNAPEVVHWQAVTYQRRGSELLVAGKLKEAEAYLTKAMNTDPGNRELCFEVKRDLERIQREMGG; this is encoded by the coding sequence ATGCAACTTTCGGAATGCTATAGATTGCTGGGGTTACCCCGTAATGCTTCGCCTGAAGATGTCAAGGTTGCCTATCGTCGCATGGCACGCAAGTACCATCCCGATGTCAACCAGGGCGACCCCGCCGCCGCCGACAAGTTTCGTCTCGTGCAGGAGGCATATCAAATTTTAAAAGATGCAGCCGCTGGCGTGATGCCACAACCACAATCCCGTGCATCCCGCACACCTACTTCATCTCCCCAACCCAAACCCAACCCCCAACCCCAAAAAACTAAAACTCCCAACCCCCAACCCCCAACCCCTAACCCTCAACCTAAACCCAACCCCCAACCCCAAAAAACTAAAACTTCCAACCCCCAACCTAAAATCAAGATCGAAACCAAAGAAGTTCGGCAAAAGCAAGACCCGATCGCCACAGATCCAGAAGTAAGGCTAAAAGTCGATATGTTGGGGCGGCTGATGGAGTTATTAAAGCAAAAGAAATATGTGGTGGCGATCGCCATTGCTGAGGGTTTGCGAGAGCGCTATAAAAATGCGCCTGAGGTGGTTCATTGGCAAGCCGTTACCTACCAACGTCGCGGTAGCGAGTTACTTGTGGCTGGCAAGTTGAAGGAAGCTGAAGCTTACCTCACCAAAGCTATGAATACCGATCCAGGCAACCGCGAGCTTTGCTTTGAGGTGAAGCGGGACTTAGAGCGGATTCAGCGGGAAATGGGAGGCTAG
- a CDS encoding cation diffusion facilitator family transporter, with protein sequence MTHRHGHKHAHNHHEHSHGDRGHHSTNYNRAFVLGLLLNGGFVVTELIFGVLANSVALIADAGHNLSDVLGLLLAWIASLLARRQPSARYTYGWRKSSVLAAFLNAVFLLVATGGIIWEAIQRLVHPGEVNGAIVIGVAIVGIAINTGTALMFLSGRKGDLNIRAAFQHMMADAMVSLGVVIAGIAILFTHWLWLDPAVSLIISFAIVFGTWGLLKDSFHLAIDGVPHNIDERAVRTYLSEHSGVAQVHDLHIWSMSTVETALTAHLVIPTGHPGDMFLTQIAQELRDRFGIHHATVQIEVGDSDRPCLLESKCQI encoded by the coding sequence CGGGCATCACTCTACCAATTACAATCGGGCTTTTGTTTTGGGGCTGCTACTGAACGGAGGATTTGTCGTCACAGAGCTTATCTTTGGAGTTCTGGCTAACTCGGTGGCGCTTATTGCAGATGCAGGACATAACCTCAGCGATGTTTTAGGGTTATTGCTGGCATGGATTGCAAGTTTGTTGGCTCGTCGTCAGCCCTCTGCTCGATACACCTATGGATGGCGCAAGTCATCGGTTCTCGCTGCTTTTCTCAATGCTGTCTTTCTGCTGGTTGCAACAGGTGGAATTATTTGGGAGGCCATTCAGCGACTAGTTCATCCTGGTGAGGTGAATGGTGCGATCGTAATCGGAGTTGCGATTGTTGGCATTGCAATTAATACTGGCACGGCCTTGATGTTTTTGTCAGGTCGTAAAGGAGACCTGAATATTCGAGCTGCATTTCAACACATGATGGCAGATGCAATGGTATCGCTGGGCGTAGTTATAGCAGGCATTGCCATTTTGTTTACCCACTGGTTATGGCTAGATCCAGCAGTTAGCTTGATTATCAGTTTTGCGATCGTGTTCGGCACTTGGGGACTATTAAAAGATTCGTTTCACCTGGCAATTGATGGAGTCCCGCATAACATTGACGAACGTGCGGTTCGTACCTATCTCTCCGAGCACTCGGGCGTAGCTCAGGTACATGACTTACACATTTGGAGCATGAGTACGGTGGAAACTGCTTTGACAGCCCATCTAGTTATCCCTACAGGACATCCAGGCGATATGTTTCTGACTCAGATTGCTCAAGAGTTACGCGATCGCTTCGGCATTCACCATGCCACTGTTCAAATCGAAGTCGGCGACTCCGATCGTCCTTGCCTTCTTGAATCAAAGTGCCAAATTTAG